Proteins from one Romeriopsis navalis LEGE 11480 genomic window:
- a CDS encoding pentapeptide repeat-containing protein: MNPQELLSRYRDATDSLAGAKLSGLNLDGAELIGANLIGSDLHDASLIFAYLNRASMSKANLLRANLCGANLSQAKLIDAMMRDANLHGALLSGADLRGADLSLSSMMDANLIAADLREADLSGANLRGACLKGANLREEAKMHDGANLRGADLRGADLRGANMTGVDLSRANLEGANLRESNLKLANLSEANLADTDFQDAFLMDVNATAANWACANLHNTRLNRAELSECNMRGVTLSKATLTEAKLRQTDLQAANLHSARMNKADLGRANLRNAVLVEVTLIEAYLARADLRGADLTGANLVRAEISSTFMNGANLQGATLPDGSTH, translated from the coding sequence ATGAATCCTCAAGAATTGCTCAGTCGTTATCGCGATGCTACAGATAGTCTGGCTGGGGCGAAATTGTCCGGCTTAAATTTAGATGGTGCAGAACTAATCGGGGCCAACCTCATTGGTTCGGATCTGCATGATGCCAGCTTAATCTTTGCCTACCTGAACCGAGCCAGTATGTCGAAGGCCAACCTCCTGCGGGCCAACCTTTGTGGTGCAAACCTGAGTCAGGCAAAATTAATTGATGCGATGATGCGCGATGCTAATTTGCACGGTGCGCTGTTGTCGGGTGCGGATTTACGCGGCGCGGATTTGAGCCTTTCGAGCATGATGGATGCGAATTTGATCGCGGCGGATCTGCGGGAAGCTGATTTGAGTGGGGCGAATTTACGTGGGGCTTGCCTTAAGGGGGCGAACTTGCGTGAAGAGGCGAAGATGCATGATGGGGCAAATCTGCGGGGCGCGGATTTGCGCGGTGCGGATCTGCGGGGCGCGAATATGACCGGCGTCGATTTGAGTCGGGCGAATTTGGAAGGTGCCAACCTGCGGGAGTCGAACCTGAAGCTCGCGAACTTGAGTGAAGCCAATCTGGCGGATACGGATTTTCAAGACGCATTTTTGATGGATGTGAATGCGACAGCGGCCAACTGGGCTTGTGCCAATCTGCACAACACGCGATTGAATCGGGCTGAACTGAGCGAATGTAATATGCGGGGTGTGACCTTGAGTAAAGCCACACTGACGGAGGCAAAGTTGCGCCAAACGGATCTGCAAGCGGCCAATTTGCATAGTGCCCGGATGAATAAGGCCGATCTGGGGCGAGCCAATTTACGTAATGCGGTCTTAGTTGAAGTGACATTGATTGAAGCGTATCTTGCCCGGGCCGATTTACGGGGGGCGGATTTAACTGGGGCAAATCTGGTGCGAGCGGAGATCAGCAGTACGTTTATGAATGGCGCTAATCTACAAGGTGCAACCCTTCCAGATGGTAGCACCCACTAA